The genomic window TTCCGTTTCTTGCGGCAACTAATGCGTAAAGCCGCGTGCCGGGTCGTCGGCGGGGCGTTGCAGCCAGTTGCTGGCCGGGTAACCGCAGGCGCCATCGACCACATGGATCGTGTACGCATGGCGAGACTTGTCGGACCGGTTCGGCCCCGACAGGTGCGGCAGCAGGCCGTGCAGCAGGATCAGGGTGCCGCGTTTGGCCGGCAGAGGGACGTAGCCATTCTCGGGCGTGCAGTCAGGCCAGGGGCTGTCATCCAGCACTTCCATCGTCACGCCGCCACCAACAGCGCGGTTGAAGCGCTTCTTAAGACCAGCCTTGTGCCCGCCCGGCAGGGCCCACATGCAGCCATTATCCAGGGTCGCATCCTGCACCGCGAACCAGAAGCCAACCACGCTCATCGGTTCGGTGTAAAGGAAGGTGCTGTCCTGATGGCACACCACCTCGCCACCGATATGTGGCTGCTTGAAGATATACATCGACTGCATCAGCAGGGGCTTCGCCATGCCGATATCGCCGGCGATGG from Niveispirillum cyanobacteriorum includes these protein-coding regions:
- a CDS encoding phytanoyl-CoA dioxygenase family protein, whose protein sequence is MPYLTQDQIDAYHRDGFLVLPGFASDAACDALMAQAGRLVDGFDADAHASVFSTVNQQKTSDDYFMSSGNQIRFFFEEEAFDTAGRLRQEKHLSINKIGHAMHDRDPVFDGFSRDARLGAIAGDIGMAKPLLMQSMYIFKQPHIGGEVVCHQDSTFLYTEPMSVVGFWFAVQDATLDNGCMWALPGGHKAGLKKRFNRAVGGGVTMEVLDDSPWPDCTPENGYVPLPAKRGTLILLHGLLPHLSGPNRSDKSRHAYTIHVVDGACGYPASNWLQRPADDPARGFTH